The Candidatus Omnitrophota bacterium genome window below encodes:
- a CDS encoding biopolymer transporter ExbD, which produces MNISGKRDYTISLESVVMTDIVLNMFIFFFISFSLLYTINPWKKLDMKLPKAEHASTIKDKGQINITISADGPVYLNKELVTMKELKERVLLRYKANLDVSVLLCADKRRSFRDVVRVLDILSGIGITRLDIAAVE; this is translated from the coding sequence ATGAATATTTCTGGCAAACGTGATTATACGATTAGTTTGGAATCAGTGGTAATGACGGATATCGTGCTCAATATGTTTATTTTCTTTTTCATATCTTTCAGCCTTTTGTATACCATAAATCCTTGGAAAAAACTGGATATGAAATTACCTAAGGCAGAACATGCCTCTACCATTAAGGATAAAGGGCAGATTAACATCACTATTAGTGCCGACGGCCCCGTTTACTTAAACAAAGAGTTGGTTACTATGAAAGAACTAAAAGAAAGAGTTTTATTACGATACAAAGCTAATCTCGACGTTTCTGTGCTGTTATGCGCTGATAAACGCCGTTCTTTTAGGGATGTTGTGCGTGTATTGGATATATTAAGTGGTATTGGAATCACCCGACTTGATATCGCAGCTGTTGAATAA
- a CDS encoding CDP-alcohol phosphatidyltransferase family protein has product MITVYDLKPRFQKILQPTMQYLIKKGVTPNIVTFMALLGSFLVAIFSIILKDRAWILLILPMWLFIRMALNAIDGMMARQFNLSSRLGAVLNETGDILSDIFLYLSLIVFYPGVLWAIYLFVILAILTEFCGVLGQALGVGRCYDGPMGKSDRAFFVGLLAVISFIFPSVFKLWSYFFYGVSFLSILTCWNRLRHSLKSREQG; this is encoded by the coding sequence ATGATTACGGTTTACGATTTAAAACCGCGTTTTCAAAAAATTCTACAACCAACTATGCAATATCTTATCAAAAAAGGGGTAACTCCTAATATTGTTACTTTTATGGCGCTTTTAGGATCTTTTTTAGTAGCGATTTTTTCCATTATTCTTAAAGATCGTGCTTGGATTTTGTTAATTTTACCTATGTGGTTATTCATTAGGATGGCTTTAAACGCAATTGATGGAATGATGGCTCGACAATTTAATTTATCTTCTCGTCTTGGCGCTGTCTTAAATGAAACAGGAGATATCCTTTCTGATATTTTTCTTTATCTTTCTTTAATTGTTTTCTACCCTGGTGTATTATGGGCTATATATCTTTTCGTTATTTTAGCTATTTTAACAGAATTCTGTGGAGTTTTAGGACAAGCTCTGGGGGTTGGCCGTTGTTATGACGGGCCGATGGGTAAAAGCGATAGAGCTTTTTTTGTTGGCTTACTAGCGGTTATTTCTTTTATTTTCCCTTCAGTATTTAAATTGTGGAGCTATTTTTTTTATGGAGTTTCTTTCTTAAGTATTTTAACCTGTTGGAATAGACTCCGTCATAGTTTAAAAAGTAGGGAGCAAGGATGA
- a CDS encoding MotA/TolQ/ExbB proton channel family protein, whose amino-acid sequence MGSIIGWALVLERLWVFRKMSTLNSYEFVQEIFRNIKSRDIKSAMQLCEENIKHPIAAVFKVGIERRLLPMDRLEKILEQVGNNQVERLEKFLGVIASVISIEPLLGFLGTITGLIKAFMSWEHAGADITVNVLAGGIYEAMITTAAGLIIAIPLYLFYNYLINCIKRISNSLNNHTIQLIELFSETNESTR is encoded by the coding sequence ATGGGTTCAATAATCGGCTGGGCGTTAGTTTTGGAAAGGCTTTGGGTTTTTAGAAAAATGAGTACTTTGAATAGCTATGAATTTGTGCAGGAGATTTTTAGAAATATAAAATCCCGCGATATTAAATCTGCTATGCAGTTATGCGAAGAGAACATAAAACATCCTATTGCAGCCGTATTTAAGGTGGGCATTGAAAGAAGGTTGCTGCCGATGGATAGGTTAGAGAAAATTCTTGAACAGGTTGGGAATAATCAGGTTGAAAGGCTGGAAAAATTTCTCGGCGTCATCGCTTCAGTTATTTCCATAGAGCCTCTTTTGGGGTTTTTAGGCACTATAACAGGTTTAATCAAAGCTTTTATGTCTTGGGAACATGCGGGAGCGGATATAACGGTGAATGTTCTTGCGGGCGGAATCTACGAAGCTATGATTACCACAGCCGCGGGATTGATTATTGCCATACCTCTTTATCTTTTTTATAACTATCTCATTAATTGTATTAAGCGCATTTCAAATAGTCTTAATAACCACACAATACAGCTTATAGAATTGTTCTCTGAAACTAATGAGTCAACACGGTAA
- the hflC gene encoding protease modulator HflC, which yields MKEGKLGTILGLVSFLAIIIFLAFASGTLFIVDETKQVVITQFGKPVGEPITSAGLHFKTPFIQQAHYFEKRLLEWDGDPNQIPTKDKKYIWVDTMARWKIVDALKFLQSVGNELSASSRLNDIINSATRDAVTGNLLVEAVRDSNRILESKDLGDDAIVSEEALERIETGRQKLTRAILEKAKVLAPQYGIEIMDVRIKRINYVEEVRNKVYDRMIAERKRAAEKYRSEGFGKSAEIEGQTGKELKLITSEAYRQAQSIVGKADAEAINIYAGSYSQNPEFYSFLKTLETYKGTIDENSVLVLTTDSDYYKYLKALDK from the coding sequence ATGAAAGAAGGCAAATTGGGGACAATCTTAGGATTAGTTTCTTTCTTGGCTATAATTATTTTTCTTGCGTTTGCAAGCGGAACGTTATTTATTGTAGATGAAACTAAGCAAGTAGTGATTACTCAGTTTGGCAAACCGGTGGGAGAGCCGATAACATCCGCGGGCCTGCATTTTAAAACGCCTTTTATTCAACAGGCGCATTATTTTGAAAAAAGGCTTCTTGAATGGGATGGTGATCCGAACCAGATACCTACAAAAGATAAAAAATATATCTGGGTAGATACAATGGCGCGTTGGAAGATAGTGGATGCGCTAAAGTTTTTACAGTCTGTAGGCAATGAGTTAAGCGCTAGCAGCCGCCTAAATGATATTATCAATTCAGCTACCAGAGACGCCGTTACCGGCAATCTTTTGGTTGAAGCGGTAAGGGATTCAAACCGTATATTGGAGAGTAAGGATCTTGGGGATGATGCTATTGTCAGTGAAGAAGCTTTGGAACGTATTGAAACAGGAAGGCAAAAATTAACTCGCGCCATATTAGAAAAAGCAAAAGTCCTCGCTCCGCAATACGGGATTGAGATTATGGATGTACGCATAAAACGCATAAACTATGTGGAAGAGGTGCGCAATAAGGTATATGACCGGATGATTGCTGAAAGAAAGCGCGCTGCCGAGAAATACCGATCAGAAGGATTTGGAAAATCTGCCGAGATTGAGGGACAAACCGGCAAAGAGTTAAAGCTGATTACTTCAGAAGCTTACCGGCAGGCGCAGTCTATCGTAGGGAAAGCTGATGCTGAGGCAATTAATATTTACGCCGGTTCTTATTCCCAGAATCCCGAATTTTACTCATTTCTTAAGACATTAGAAACATATAAAGGCACCATTGACGAAAATTCGGTACTGGTTTTGACTACTGATAGCGATTACTATAAATACCTCAAGGCTTTAGATAAATAA
- a CDS encoding DUF502 domain-containing protein, whose amino-acid sequence MNRLRRYFITGLAVVVPVFLTVYILVASFRFIDNILGRFLNVYFKNTLGFYIPGLGILIFILLILLVGFLANRYIGKRIFPFIDKWFSNLPLIRNIYPTFKQVISFILAQKEFGFKKVVLVEYPSKGIRSLGFLTNEEFPKLSQISNKAMVSIFMPTSPGPFTGVVIFVAKEDLNFPDISIADAFKIIISGGVFKP is encoded by the coding sequence ATGAATAGATTAAGGAGATATTTTATAACTGGATTGGCAGTGGTAGTACCGGTTTTTTTGACGGTTTATATTTTGGTGGCCTCATTCCGTTTTATCGATAATATCTTAGGTAGGTTTTTAAACGTTTATTTCAAAAATACCCTGGGATTTTATATTCCCGGTTTAGGTATTCTAATTTTTATTTTACTCATACTTTTGGTCGGATTTTTAGCTAATCGTTATATAGGTAAAAGGATTTTTCCTTTTATTGATAAGTGGTTCTCTAACTTACCCTTAATCAGGAATATTTATCCTACCTTTAAGCAAGTTATTTCATTTATTTTAGCGCAAAAAGAATTCGGATTTAAGAAGGTGGTCTTAGTAGAGTATCCTTCAAAAGGTATACGGTCTTTAGGATTTTTAACAAACGAAGAATTCCCGAAATTAAGCCAAATATCAAATAAGGCTATGGTATCAATTTTTATGCCTACTTCTCCCGGGCCATTTACCGGAGTTGTTATTTTTGTAGCCAAAGAAGATTTAAATTTTCCGGATATCTCTATCGCGGACGCCTTCAAAATTATTATTTCTGGGGGTGTTTTTAAGCCATGA
- a CDS encoding cation-transporting P-type ATPase, translating to MPGEILDFTKEFWHSLPVDEAVKRLEVDISVGLSSDEVRKRKERFGLNQITPKKGIPLWLRFLLQFHQPLIYILLAATATTLFLKEWVDASVIFGVILINAIVGFLQEAKALKALEALSRSMTSSVSVLRDGKEQHITSTELVPGDVVMIASGDKISADMRLIYSRDMQVNESPLTGESIPVEKQIDSLDVKTVLADRLNMLYASTFVTYGRGKAIVTATGDATEVGRISELITAAEDLETPLTIKIAHFSRYLLFVIMGLAAFTFVVGVLRGKSSAEMFMAAIALAVGAIPEGLPAAVTITLAIGVARMAKRRAIIRKLPAVETLGSTGVICSDKTGTLTENQMTVQEIFSAGQTYQVSGVGYSFEGAIQGLSRTPGEKSSVALKECLAAGILCNDSRIVDKKGVFQVEGDPTEAALIVSASKGKSLFPEGMPALPRKDSIPFESEYQYMATFHILPNGDGVVYLKGSVEKILAKCANHLDENGDIRPLKRALVEHQIELMAARGLRVLAFARGSISSQKDRIDHGDITESLTFLGLQGMIDPPRKEAIEAVRRCHSAGILVKMITGDHALTAKAIAEQLNLKSRLGEEGSIKGLVALSGSELENMNDEELQESVDRVSVFARVTPEQKLRLVKAIQTRGYIVAMTGDGVNDAPALKQANIGVAMGRTGTEVAKEAADMVLTDDNFASIEAAVEEGRCVFDNLRKFIVWTLPTNLGEALAIMVAIFAGIVLPVAPVQLLWINMTTALCLGMMLAFESKEPDLMQRPPRDPKMPIMTGELISRTISVGVLLALGVFGLFFYERNNRLSIAEARTAAVGVLVMGELFYLLNCRSLSKSIFALGVFSNRWLISGVLIMIGLQMLFTYTPAMNRFFHSAPISFDAWVRIFLIGLSIYGIIEVEKWGRRWFLNRKRP from the coding sequence ATGCCTGGTGAAATACTAGATTTTACTAAAGAATTTTGGCATTCGTTGCCTGTTGATGAAGCTGTTAAGCGGCTCGAAGTAGATATTTCTGTTGGTTTATCTTCGGATGAGGTTAGGAAACGCAAGGAACGCTTTGGTTTAAATCAAATCACTCCTAAAAAAGGCATACCCCTGTGGCTGCGTTTCTTGCTGCAATTTCATCAGCCTCTCATATATATTCTTCTGGCGGCGACTGCGACCACGCTATTCTTAAAAGAATGGGTTGATGCTTCGGTAATTTTTGGAGTCATTCTTATCAATGCCATAGTTGGTTTTCTGCAGGAAGCCAAGGCCTTAAAAGCCCTTGAAGCCCTTTCTCGCTCTATGACATCTTCTGTTTCTGTGTTAAGAGACGGTAAGGAACAGCATATTACCTCTACCGAGTTGGTTCCTGGGGATGTGGTTATGATTGCTTCCGGTGATAAAATTAGCGCAGATATGCGTCTTATTTATAGTAGGGATATGCAAGTTAATGAATCGCCTCTCACAGGTGAGTCTATTCCGGTTGAGAAGCAAATCGATTCCCTCGATGTTAAAACCGTTTTGGCAGATAGATTAAATATGCTTTATGCCTCTACTTTTGTTACCTATGGCCGGGGTAAGGCCATTGTTACCGCCACAGGAGATGCCACCGAGGTCGGGCGAATCTCAGAGTTGATTACTGCGGCTGAAGATTTAGAAACTCCTCTTACAATTAAAATAGCCCACTTTAGCCGTTACCTCTTATTTGTTATCATGGGGTTGGCAGCATTTACTTTTGTTGTGGGTGTGCTTCGGGGCAAATCATCTGCGGAAATGTTTATGGCTGCGATTGCACTTGCGGTAGGGGCGATTCCTGAGGGACTGCCTGCGGCGGTAACGATAACGCTCGCGATAGGCGTGGCAAGAATGGCTAAGCGCCGTGCCATTATTCGTAAGCTGCCAGCAGTGGAGACGCTCGGTAGTACCGGCGTTATTTGTTCTGATAAAACCGGAACGCTTACCGAGAATCAAATGACCGTGCAGGAGATTTTTAGCGCAGGCCAGACATATCAGGTTTCAGGAGTGGGATATAGTTTTGAGGGCGCTATTCAAGGGCTTTCGCGAACGCCCGGAGAGAAATCTTCCGTAGCTCTTAAGGAATGCCTGGCCGCAGGTATATTGTGTAATGACAGCAGAATTGTGGATAAGAAAGGGGTGTTTCAGGTTGAGGGTGACCCGACAGAAGCGGCGCTTATTGTATCCGCGAGTAAAGGGAAGAGTTTATTTCCCGAGGGTATGCCTGCGTTGCCGCGCAAAGATTCTATTCCGTTTGAATCGGAATATCAATACATGGCGACATTTCATATTTTACCCAACGGGGACGGAGTTGTTTATTTAAAAGGTTCAGTAGAAAAGATTTTAGCCAAATGCGCTAATCATCTCGATGAAAATGGCGATATCCGTCCTTTGAAACGTGCCCTAGTTGAGCATCAGATTGAACTTATGGCGGCAAGAGGGCTAAGAGTGCTTGCCTTTGCCCGTGGCAGTATTTCTTCGCAGAAAGATAGGATTGATCATGGCGATATTACTGAGTCTCTAACCTTTTTAGGGCTACAGGGAATGATAGATCCTCCGCGCAAAGAAGCGATTGAGGCTGTGCGGCGTTGTCATTCCGCAGGAATTCTTGTGAAGATGATAACTGGAGATCATGCGCTAACGGCTAAAGCCATTGCTGAGCAATTAAACCTAAAAAGTCGTCTTGGCGAGGAAGGGTCAATTAAAGGTCTAGTGGCGTTGAGCGGAAGCGAACTTGAAAATATGAACGATGAGGAATTACAGGAATCTGTTGATCGGGTCAGTGTTTTTGCCCGCGTGACTCCGGAACAGAAGCTGCGGCTTGTTAAAGCGATCCAAACAAGAGGTTATATTGTAGCTATGACCGGAGACGGCGTCAATGATGCCCCGGCTCTTAAACAAGCTAATATAGGCGTTGCTATGGGGCGTACAGGCACAGAGGTTGCCAAAGAAGCTGCGGATATGGTTTTAACCGATGATAATTTTGCTTCAATTGAGGCTGCGGTCGAGGAGGGACGGTGCGTTTTTGATAACCTAAGAAAATTCATTGTCTGGACATTGCCGACAAACTTAGGCGAAGCCCTTGCTATCATGGTTGCCATTTTTGCAGGTATTGTGCTTCCCGTTGCGCCGGTTCAATTACTTTGGATAAATATGACTACCGCTCTATGTTTGGGTATGATGTTAGCTTTTGAGTCTAAGGAACCCGATTTGATGCAACGGCCTCCCCGTGATCCTAAAATGCCGATTATGACAGGAGAGCTTATCTCTCGGACAATTTCGGTAGGCGTACTTTTAGCTCTTGGGGTTTTTGGGCTCTTTTTCTATGAAAGAAATAACAGACTAAGCATTGCGGAGGCGCGAACTGCGGCTGTCGGCGTGTTGGTCATGGGCGAGCTTTTCTATCTTCTTAATTGCCGTTCCTTGTCGAAGTCAATATTCGCTTTGGGGGTATTTTCGAACCGTTGGTTGATTTCCGGGGTCTTAATCATGATAGGTTTACAGATGCTTTTTACCTATACTCCCGCTATGAATCGTTTTTTCCATAGCGCGCCGATTTCATTTGATGCTTGGGTGCGGATTTTCTTGATAGGCTTGTCGATTTACGGTATTATAGAAGTGGAAAAGTGGGGCCGCAGGTGGTTCTTAAATCGAAAACGGCCATGA
- a CDS encoding phosphatidate cytidylyltransferase: MKELFLSLTLTQQGGIIVLFLLIPASAILYILKKIRPDTDWAELGNRIKAWWIMAVVFLTAMSVNRNISIVFFALLSFLALKEYFSIFKTRLVDQRAIFWAFLTIPIQYYWIVTQWYGMFLIFIPVYMFLFLPVRLVLVGEMQGFLAAASRIQWGIMAFVFGLGHIAYLLTLPQLSGIKVSGTSLVFFLVLMTELGDVSQYIWGKILGKHKILPLVSPKKTWEGFLGGVFSAMILGAVFRFLTPFSVASAIVIGAIIAIVGFCGDVVMSAVKRDAGVKDFGQLIPGHGGMLDRVDSLCFTAPVFFHIVVFFYYSHLS; this comes from the coding sequence ATGAAAGAACTCTTTTTATCTCTTACGTTGACACAGCAAGGCGGAATCATTGTTTTATTTTTATTGATACCTGCCTCAGCTATTCTTTATATTTTAAAGAAGATTCGTCCAGATACTGACTGGGCCGAACTTGGTAATCGTATAAAGGCTTGGTGGATTATGGCCGTAGTTTTTCTTACAGCTATGTCAGTGAACCGTAATATTTCAATCGTTTTTTTCGCTCTTTTAAGTTTTTTAGCTTTGAAAGAATATTTTTCCATTTTTAAAACGAGATTGGTTGATCAACGCGCTATTTTTTGGGCATTTTTAACCATACCTATTCAATATTATTGGATTGTCACACAGTGGTATGGTATGTTCTTGATTTTTATTCCTGTTTATATGTTTTTATTTCTTCCAGTTCGTCTGGTTTTGGTCGGAGAAATGCAAGGCTTTTTAGCGGCGGCTTCCAGGATTCAATGGGGTATTATGGCATTTGTATTTGGTTTGGGCCACATTGCCTATCTTTTAACTTTACCACAACTTTCTGGTATTAAGGTTAGCGGAACCTCCTTGGTTTTCTTTCTCGTTTTAATGACCGAGTTGGGTGATGTTTCTCAATATATTTGGGGTAAGATTTTGGGGAAACATAAAATCCTGCCATTGGTGAGTCCTAAAAAGACGTGGGAGGGATTTTTAGGTGGGGTTTTTTCAGCGATGATTCTTGGTGCCGTGTTTAGATTTTTAACTCCTTTTTCAGTAGCCAGCGCTATTGTAATAGGAGCTATTATTGCGATTGTTGGTTTTTGTGGGGATGTGGTTATGTCTGCCGTTAAAAGAGATGCAGGTGTTAAGGATTTCGGACAACTGATTCCAGGCCACGGTGGAATGCTAGATCGTGTTGACTCTCTATGTTTTACTGCGCCTGTATTCTTTCACATTGTAGTATTTTTTTATTACTCTCACTTATCATAA
- a CDS encoding mechanosensitive ion channel family protein — MNLKILEQVFFGNRILDYIIALLTLALGILFVKVIVRFIIGRLKKFARMTTTTFDDLLAEILERVVLPALFISCFYLSLKTLKMPLVINGVINVLQLVLVTFFATRAIVMFVSHSLNIYLTKKQEDTTVVRSLSGMLNVMKFLIWAMAVIILLDNLGYKVSTIIAGLGIGGIAVAIAAQALLKDFFSYFSIVFDRPFKLGDFIIIGDFMGTVEYIGIKTTRIRSLGGEQVIFSNTDLTDSRVRNYKLMEKRRILFRLGVTYQTSLGQLKEMPKIIERIIKNTKDVAFDRAHFFSYGDFSLIFEVVYFVLNPDYNKYMDIQQEINFAIKEEFEKRGIEFAYPTQTLFVTKQ, encoded by the coding sequence ATGAATCTAAAGATTTTGGAGCAGGTATTTTTCGGTAATCGTATTTTAGATTACATCATTGCTTTATTAACATTAGCCCTGGGCATACTCTTTGTTAAAGTTATTGTGCGTTTCATTATAGGGCGGCTTAAGAAATTTGCCAGGATGACTACTACAACTTTTGACGATTTATTGGCGGAGATTCTCGAGAGAGTTGTTTTGCCTGCTTTATTCATTAGCTGTTTCTATTTGAGTCTAAAGACTTTGAAAATGCCCTTGGTGATAAACGGGGTAATTAATGTCCTGCAGTTAGTATTAGTTACCTTTTTTGCCACGCGGGCGATTGTTATGTTTGTCAGCCATAGCCTAAATATCTATTTAACAAAAAAGCAAGAAGATACCACAGTGGTGCGAAGTCTCAGTGGAATGTTAAATGTGATGAAGTTCTTAATTTGGGCAATGGCGGTTATAATTTTATTGGATAACCTCGGTTATAAAGTCTCCACAATCATTGCCGGTTTAGGAATTGGTGGCATTGCTGTGGCTATAGCTGCACAAGCCCTTTTGAAAGATTTCTTCAGTTATTTTTCTATAGTATTCGACCGGCCCTTTAAACTGGGAGATTTTATTATAATCGGTGACTTTATGGGTACAGTTGAGTATATTGGAATTAAAACCACGCGCATACGTAGCTTAGGAGGGGAGCAGGTAATATTTTCCAATACGGACCTAACGGATTCACGGGTCAGAAATTATAAGCTTATGGAGAAAAGGCGTATCTTATTCCGGCTAGGCGTAACTTATCAAACTTCTCTTGGCCAGCTAAAAGAAATGCCCAAAATTATTGAGCGTATCATTAAAAACACTAAGGATGTTGCTTTTGACCGCGCGCATTTTTTCAGCTACGGCGATTTTAGCCTAATATTTGAAGTCGTGTATTTTGTTTTGAATCCCGATTACAACAAATATATGGATATTCAACAAGAGATTAATTTTGCGATTAAAGAGGAGTTTGAAAAACGCGGTATAGAGTTTGCCTATCCTACGCAGACACTTTTTGTAACTAAACAATAA
- a CDS encoding peptidoglycan-binding domain-containing protein — protein sequence MLMRMMGVILLTLIIGGCATGVKKQTTQQSDYQWPSQTYQQNTSSWDYEDVQPAKSTTYSVPVNLSAKQIQRALKSAGFYQGAVDGKIGPKTKSAIIKFQKAHNLKADGVVGKRTSMELNKYLSE from the coding sequence ATGTTAATGAGAATGATGGGAGTTATTTTATTAACCCTAATTATAGGAGGCTGCGCGACAGGCGTAAAGAAACAAACAACGCAGCAATCAGACTATCAGTGGCCTTCGCAAACATATCAACAAAATACTTCTTCTTGGGATTATGAAGATGTCCAGCCAGCCAAAAGCACAACATATTCCGTTCCTGTTAACTTAAGTGCGAAGCAAATTCAAAGGGCATTAAAAAGCGCCGGTTTTTATCAAGGAGCGGTTGACGGTAAAATCGGGCCCAAGACTAAGAGTGCTATCATAAAATTTCAGAAAGCACATAATCTTAAGGCAGATGGTGTTGTAGGCAAGAGAACATCGATGGAGCTAAATAAATATTTATCTGAATAA
- the hflK gene encoding FtsH protease activity modulator HflK has product MDWQNIPNPDDIIDIGKKKFLNYGKYIPWIVLGLILIVGLKGVIYSIGPDEVGVIQRFGKYLGLSSPGLHTKIPFGIDKVTPIKVEKIFKEEFGVRNINTGSRAGYSYGSDLEESLMLTGDLNILDVRWIVQFKIKDPIKLLFVVRDPLKVIRDVSEIVMRRFVGDYTVDEVLTIKREEIDHLAQVEMQKILDDYQTGVQVITVKLLDVNPPDKVKPAFNEVNEAKQEKEKMINQAWEAYNKTIPKARGEAERTIREAEGYSLDKINRAKGESDRFLVTLGEYKKAPEITRKRLYLETLAEVLPKAKEKYIIDPRQSSILPLLDIGKKGGLKQ; this is encoded by the coding sequence ATGGATTGGCAGAATATTCCTAATCCGGATGATATAATTGATATAGGCAAAAAGAAGTTTCTTAATTATGGTAAATATATCCCTTGGATAGTATTAGGCCTGATTCTTATTGTGGGGCTAAAAGGTGTAATCTATTCAATAGGCCCGGATGAGGTAGGCGTAATCCAGAGGTTCGGTAAATATCTTGGTTTAAGCTCGCCAGGGCTGCATACGAAGATTCCTTTTGGAATTGACAAAGTAACTCCTATCAAGGTAGAAAAGATTTTTAAAGAAGAATTTGGGGTTAGAAACATAAACACAGGGTCAAGAGCAGGGTATTCTTACGGATCAGACCTTGAGGAGTCTCTTATGCTTACAGGGGATTTGAACATACTTGATGTGCGTTGGATTGTGCAATTTAAGATAAAAGACCCTATAAAATTGCTTTTTGTCGTGCGTGACCCCCTTAAGGTTATAAGGGATGTTTCTGAAATAGTTATGCGCCGATTTGTGGGAGATTATACTGTGGATGAGGTATTAACCATCAAAAGAGAAGAAATAGACCATTTAGCCCAAGTCGAGATGCAAAAAATTCTGGATGATTATCAAACAGGAGTGCAGGTTATTACAGTGAAATTACTAGATGTAAATCCTCCTGATAAAGTAAAGCCGGCTTTTAACGAAGTAAATGAGGCAAAGCAGGAAAAAGAAAAAATGATTAACCAGGCCTGGGAGGCATATAATAAAACCATACCAAAGGCCAGAGGAGAAGCGGAACGGACTATCCGCGAGGCAGAAGGGTATTCCCTCGATAAGATAAATAGGGCTAAGGGGGAGTCAGATCGGTTCTTGGTGACTTTAGGCGAATATAAAAAAGCTCCAGAGATTACCCGTAAGAGGCTGTATCTTGAGACCCTCGCCGAAGTTTTACCCAAGGCAAAAGAAAAATATATCATTGATCCAAGGCAATCTTCCATATTGCCGTTATTAGATATAGGCAAGAAAGGAGGGCTTAAACAATGA
- the pyk gene encoding pyruvate kinase, whose product MVKTKIICTLGPASSRARILRKMILAGMDVARLNFSHGKPRELLDRIGFIRILNAKYRRHIKLLGDLQGHRIRIGELVAPALLKKSRIVWLTQQNIKGSHEIIPLDYRGPLISIKNGHRIFIDDGNIGLEVIGRAKNKLKAKVITGGLLKEHKGVNIPEARLEFGGISQKDMQDISFCEKHGVEYIAQSFVRTKRDIMDVRGVLGESSQIKIIAKIENREGIKNVDEIIKVSDGIMIARGDMGVSLPIYEIPVIQKMIIKKCNRARKFVITATQMLESMTENLRPTRAEVTDVANAIIDGTDFVMLSAESAVGKYPVETVAMMNNIIKFTEGYLKEKKASE is encoded by the coding sequence ATGGTTAAAACTAAGATAATCTGCACGCTTGGCCCGGCATCATCAAGGGCGAGGATACTTAGAAAAATGATTCTTGCCGGCATGGATGTCGCCCGTTTGAACTTCTCGCACGGTAAACCGCGGGAGTTACTTGATAGAATAGGCTTCATTCGGATATTAAACGCGAAATACCGTAGGCACATAAAGCTTCTAGGCGATCTTCAGGGGCATCGAATAAGGATAGGAGAGCTCGTTGCTCCAGCTTTGCTTAAAAAAAGCCGGATTGTATGGCTTACTCAGCAAAACATAAAAGGATCGCATGAAATTATACCTTTGGATTACCGCGGCCCGCTAATCAGTATTAAGAACGGCCACCGGATATTCATCGATGATGGAAATATTGGTTTAGAAGTGATCGGTAGGGCTAAAAACAAACTTAAGGCCAAGGTGATAACCGGCGGCCTGCTTAAGGAGCATAAGGGCGTAAATATCCCGGAGGCAAGGCTTGAATTCGGTGGTATAAGCCAGAAGGATATGCAGGATATATCTTTTTGCGAAAAACATGGCGTGGAATATATCGCCCAGTCATTCGTGCGCACAAAGAGGGATATAATGGATGTAAGAGGGGTTCTCGGGGAAAGCTCTCAGATTAAGATTATCGCTAAAATCGAGAATAGGGAGGGCATAAAGAATGTCGATGAAATAATTAAGGTTTCCGATGGCATTATGATAGCGCGCGGAGATATGGGGGTATCGCTGCCCATCTATGAAATACCCGTTATCCAAAAGATGATTATAAAAAAATGTAACCGTGCAAGAAAGTTTGTTATTACCGCAACCCAGATGCTTGAGAGCATGACTGAAAATCTTAGGCCTACCCGCGCTGAGGTAACGGACGTGGCAAATGCCATAATCGACGGCACTGATTTTGTGATGCTTTCGGCAGAATCAGCCGTGGGTAAATACCCGGTTGAAACGGTTGCTATGATGAATAATATCATAAAATTTACGGAAGGTTATTTAAAAGAAAAGAAAGCTTCAGAATAG